A single window of Haliotis asinina isolate JCU_RB_2024 chromosome 5, JCU_Hal_asi_v2, whole genome shotgun sequence DNA harbors:
- the LOC137284837 gene encoding high affinity choline transporter 1-like, producing the protein MAVHIPGLIAIVVFYLLILAVGLWAARKTGLKKGQSSTEEVMLAGRDIGLFVGCFTVTATWVGGGFINGSSEIVVQSGLVWCQAPVGYGISLLFGGIFFADKMRRSKYNTMLDPFNRKYGDLMGALLYIPAMLGEMFWSAAILSALGATLAVILDIDTTLSILISAAISLLYTLVGGLYSVAYTDVVQLICIFIGLWVSVPFAMTNSASKSIIVDSSSSPLSSTWLGEVARTDIGIYMDTFLLLIFGGIPWQVYFQRVLSARTVNIARILSFAGGFGCMFMAIPAVLIGAIASNTDWNQTAYDKQVNGSIPTDELGLTLPLVLRYLTPDAVSFIGLGAVSAAVMSSTDSSLLSSSSMFARNVFGVVYTRCTKKRLSDGMTIWVMRFTQVIIAGCACAMAITVKSIYYLFYLCSDLVFVILFPQLACAVYLHDTNAYGSLLGFIIGLIFRLLGGEPGLGLPPSIIYPWYDKDAGQRFPFRSLTMIITFVTVILGSYLFRVLFKSGCLPIEFDIFNSFTDRPRTVLTSAPPPIEIAKLPSDVPSSYQPYVLDDLHEWKVNLNKRGHDNPVFRQESYKTDKLVYNGAAEQPLKTVTKL; encoded by the exons ATGGCGGTCCACATTCCGGGGCTCATTGCAATCGTCGTCTTCTACCTCCTGATTCTGGCTGTGGGCCTGTGGGCAGCCCGGAAAACCGGGCTGAAGAAGGGTCAATCCAGCACTGAAGAGGTCATGCTGGCAGGGAGGGACATCGGGCTGTTTGTAGGATGTTTTACTGTCACGG CTACCTGGGTCGGAGGAGGATTCATCAACGGGTCCTCGGAGATAGTCGTGCAGAGCGGCCTCGTATGGTGCCAGGCTCCAGTGGGATATGGAATCTCCTTGCTATTTG GAGGGATTTTCTTTGCCGATAAAATGAGACGGAGCAAGTATAACACCATGCTGGATCCCTTCAACCGGAAGTACGGTGACTTGATGGGAGCACTGCTGTATATACCAGCCATGTTGGGAGAGATGTTTTGGTCAGCGGCCATATTGTCTGCGTTAG GGGCAACTCTTGCTGTTATTTTGGATATTGACACGACTCTCTCCATCCTCATCTCAGCAGCTATATCGCTGTTGTACACGTTGGTCGGGGGCTTGTATTCCGTGGCATACACCGATGTGGTTCAGCTCATTTGCATTTTCATTGGTCTA TGGGTCAGTGTGCCCTTTGCTATGACCAACTCAGCTTCCAAGTCGATCATCGTTGACTCCTCGTCGTCTCCATTGTCGTCGACGTGGTTAGGAGAGGTAGCGCGCACCGATATAGGGATCTATATGGACACATTCTTACTTCTCATTTTCGGTGGTATTCCTTGGCAG GTATATTTCCAACGAGTGCTGTCTGCTAGAACAGTGAATATCGCTCGTATCCTGTCTTTTGCTGGCGGCTTTGGGTGTATGTTTATGGCTATACCAGCAGTGTTGATAGGAGCcatagcatcgaacacag ATTGGAATCAAACTGCTTATGACAAGCAGGTAAATGGTTCCATTCCGACTGATGAACTGGGGCTAACCCTACCCTTAGTGCTCCGCTATCTCACCCCTGACGCTGTTTCGTTTATTGGCTTGGGCGCTGTCTCCGCCGCCGTCATGTCCTCCACCGACTCCTCCCTACTCTCCTCCAGTTCCATGTTCGCCAGGAACGTCTTCGGCGTTGTCTACACCAGATGCACCAAAAAGAGG cTGTCCGATGGCATGACAATCTGGGTTATGCGATTTACGCAGGTCATCATCGCAGGTTGTGCATGCGCCATGGCGATAACAGTGAAATCTATTTACTATCTCTTCTACCTGTGTTCAGACCTAGTGTTCGTCATCCTCTTTCCTCAGCTGGCATGCGCAGTGTACCTTCACGACACCAATGCATATGGGTCCTTACTTGGGTTCATAATCGGTCTGATCTTCCGACTGTTGGGCGGAGAGCCGGGCCTCGGTTTGCCTCCGTCGATTATCTACCCTTGGTACGACAAGGATGCTGGCCAACGCTTCCCCTTCAGATCTTTGACCATGATTATAACATTCGTAACGGTAATACTTGGTTCATACCTTTTCCGCGTACTTTTCAAGAGTGGTTGTCTACCGATTGAATTCGACATCTTCAACAGCTTCACCGACAGGCCAAGAACGGTTCTGACGTCAGCCCCACCCCCGATTGAGATAGCTAAACTTCCATCAGACGTTCCCTCTTCGTACCAGCCCTACGTCCTCGATGACCTTCATGAGTGGAAGGTCAATTTGAATAAGAGGGGACACGACAATCCTGTGTTTCGACAGGAGTCGTACAAGACAGACAAGCTGGTCTATAACGGGGCAGCTGAACAACCACTGAAAACTGTGACCAAGTTGTAG